The Setaria viridis chromosome 6, Setaria_viridis_v4.0, whole genome shotgun sequence genome contains a region encoding:
- the LOC117860822 gene encoding cycloartenol Synthase encodes MWKLKIAEGGPWIKSGNNNIGRETWEFDQNFGSNEEKEAVDSAREEFQKNRFQMRHSSDILARMQLAKENNFSLVQKAKGETPVDINPNTVSEILRKALSYFSAIQAHDGHWPGDFPGPLFTTATMIIVLYVTESLGITLSSEHRKEIIRYLYNRQNVDGGWGLHAEGESSMLSTALNYTALRLLGQTVDDGPDMSMPKARKWIHDHGGATMIPILGKVWLSVLGVFEWSGVNPIPPELFLLPSLVPVQPGRLWSHFRMAFIPISYLYGKKFVGPITRLVMSLREELHIHPYRKIDWKKARKLCAKEDVYNPHTWLQECLSDCLYSFGEPFLTQWPISYMRKKALQQIAEFLKYEDENSQYICIGAAQKALSMLCCWIENHNSDAFKSHLARVADFLWVGEDGMKVRVCAGQLWDVAFAVQAILACNIAEEYINTLKKAHNFIKASQIMDNPSGDFSRKYRHISKGGWAFQVADQGWQVSDCTAEALKALLLLSKFSSDVAGDQIETCRLHDAVNILLSLQNPNGGYGTWELARTYPWMEIFNMTEIYADIMVEHQYVECTSSVIQALALFREKYPGHRKDEIDQCIRNATEFIEKLQNDDGSWFGSWGICFTYGTWFAIEGLSAVGQSYGNSTGIRKACKFLLSKQLHNGGWGESHLSSRTKAYTNLDGEKSHIVNTAWAMLALMKAGQVERDPTPLHKAAKLIMNMQLGNGDFPQEEMIGSFLKNGPLCYMAYRNIFPIWAIGEYQKLVLSVTSNGQPSS; translated from the exons ATGTGGAAGCTCAAGATTGCTGAGGGTGGACCATGGATCAAGAGTGGTAACAATAACATTGGAAGAGAAACATGggagtttgatcaaaattttgGATCAAATGAAGAGAAGGAGGCTGTTGACTCTGCACGGGAAGAATTCCAGAAGAACAGATTCCAAATGAGACACAGCTCTGATATTTTGGCTCGCATGCAG TTAGCAAAGGAGAACAATTTCAGCCTTGTACAGAAAGCAAAAGGTGAAACCCCTGTTGATATTAACCCAAACACAGTATCAGAGATACTGAGGAAAGCACTCAGTTACTTCTCAGCAATACAAGCACATGATGGGCACTGGCCAGGGGATTTTCCAGGACCATTATTTACTACAGCAACCATG ATTATAGTTCTGTATGTCACAGAGTCATTAGGTATTACACTATCGTCAGAACACCGCAAAGAGATTATTCGTTACCTGTATAACCGTCAG AACGTAGATGGAGGATGGGGCTTACATGCAGAAGGTGAAAGCTCCATGCTCAGCACTGCTCTCAACTATACTGCTCTAAGGCTACTAGGTCAGACTGTTGATGATGGACCAGATATGTCCATGCCTAAAGCAAGAAAATGGATACATGATCATGGCGGTGCAACAATGATTCCAATCTTGGGGAAAGTCTGGCTCTCG GTGCTTGGAGTTTTTGAATGGTCCGGTGTAAATCCCATCCCTCCAGAACTGTTTCTTCTTCCATCATTGGTTCCTGTTCAGCCAG GACGTTTGTGGAGTCACTTCAGAATGGCTTTCATTCCCATATCCTATTTATATGGCAAGAAATTTGTTGGACCCATAACAAGATTGGTTATGTCATTAAGGGAAGAGTTACATATTCATCCCTATAGAAAGATTGACTGGAAGAAAGCACGTAAATTATGTGCAAAG GAAGATGTGTATAATCCACATACGTGGCTACAGGAGTGCCTATCTGACTGCCTTTACAGTTTTGGTGAACCTTTCCTCACACAGTGGCCAATTTCCTACATGAGAAAGAAAGCCCTCCAACAAATTGCTGAGTTCTTGAAATATGAAGATGAAAACTCTCAGTATATCTGCATTGGTGCTGCACAGAAG GCATTATCCATGTTGTGCTGTTGGATTGAAAATCACAATTCAGACGCATTCAAGAGCCATTTGGCTAGGGTTGCTGATTTCCTATGGGTTGGAGAAGATGGCATGAAAGTGCGG GTCTGTGCTGGTCAATTATGGGATGTTGCTTTCGCTGTTCAGGCGATATTAGCTTGTAACATTGCAGAAGAATATATAAATACCCTCAAGAAAGCACATAACTTCATAAAAGCTTCCCAG ATCATGGACAATCCTTCTGGTGACTTCAGCAGAAAGTACCGCCACATATCTAAAGGAGGGTGGGCCTTCCAGGTTGCAGATCAGGGGTGGCAGGTTTCAGATTGCACAGCGGAAGCTCTTAAG GCTTTGTTACTGCTGTCAAAGTTTTCATCAGACGTTGCAGGTGATCAGATCGAAACCTGTCGCCTACATGATGCAGTGAACATACTATTATCCTTACAG AATCCAAATGGTGGTTATGGAACTTGGGAACTAGCTCGGACATATCCATGGATGGAG ATTTTCAACATGACAGAAATATATGCAGACATCATGGTGGAGCATCA GTACGTCGAGTGTACCTCATCAGTCATCCAAGCGCTCGCACTGTTTCGTGAGAAGTACCCTGGGCATCGGAAAGATGAAATTGATCAGTGTATTAGGAATGCTACAGAATTCATCGAGAAGTTACAGAATGATGATGGCTCATG GTTTGGATCTTGGGGTATTTGTTTCACATATGGTACATGGTTTGCTATAGAGGGTCTATCAGCCGTTGGACAGAGTTATGGTAACAGCACCGGCATTCGGAAGGCCTGTAAATTCCTATTGTCAAAGCAGCTACATAATGGTGGATGGGGTGAGAGTCATCTTTCATCCAGAACCAAG GCATACACGAATCTGGACGGGGAGAAGTCACATATAGTGAACACTGCATGGGCAATGTTGGCACTCATGAAAGCTGGACAG GTGGAAAGAGATCCCACTCCACTGCACAAAGCAGCAAAACTTATCATGAATATGCAGTTGGGCAATGGTGACTTTCCACAGGAG GAAATGATTGGAAGTTTCTTGAAAAATGGCCCCTTGTGCTACATGGCTTATCGCAACATATTTCCTATATGGGCTATTGGAGAGTACCAGAAATTAGTCCTCAGTGTGACCTCCAATGGCCAACCTTCTAGCTGA
- the LOC117860109 gene encoding cytochrome P450 99A2, which translates to MELSAATLIFLSLISLPILATLLSRNSAPSPKRKRPPGPRNLPLIGSLLHFLKSHPHVALRDLAKKHGPVMFLRIGQIDTVVISSPAAAQEVLREKDVNFASRPSLVVSEIFCYGNLDIFFSPYGPYWRTLRKLCTVELLSGKMVRQFAPVRDDETLSLVSKIQAAGNGGEPVNLARLLLSCSNSIVAKASFGQACSSELQEQFLSAVDVAFKIGGGFSTGDLFPSLWFIDAFTGLRRRVRRAHRQMDTFLEKIIAQSEAQRGDSLVGVLLRIRDEGELEFPIDTTNIKAIILDMFAGGTETVSTAAEWVMSDLMRNPEVMAKAQAEVRRVFDNKRPQDHEGKMDELHYTKMVIKESMRLNPVAPLLLPHLCQETCDISGFEVTKGTRVMVNTWAMARSPEYWHDPEKFKPERFEDDMIDYKGSRFEYLPFGTGRRRCPGDTFGLNVLELIVARLLYYIDWSLPGGMRPDELDTDILVGATVKRKNQLHLVASPYKVVPVKS; encoded by the exons ATGGAGCTAAGCGCAGCAACTCTTATCTTCCTCTCCCTCATCTCCCTGCCAATTTTGGCTACCTTGCTCAGCCGCAACTCCGCGCCAAGCCCCAAGAGGAAGCGGCCTCCAGGCCCAAGGAACCTCCCCTTGATTGGAAgcctcctccacttcctcaagTCGCATCCGCATGTTGCTCTCCGGGACCTGGCCAAGAAGCATGGCCCCGTGATGTTCCTCCGGATCGGCCAGATCGACACTGTCGTGAtatcctcgccggcggcagcgcaggAGGTGCTCCGGGAAAAGGACGTCAACTTCGCGTCACGGCCGAGCCTTGTGGTCTCGGAGATCTTCTGCTATGGTAATCTCGATATTTTCTTTTCGCCGTACGGCCCGTATTGGCGGACTCTGCGCAAGCTCTGCACGGTGGAGCTCCTCAGTGGCAAAATGGTGCGGCAGTTCGCACCCGTCAGGGATGACGAGACCTTGTCCCTCGTTAGCAAGATCCAAGCTGCTGGCAATGGCGGTGAGCCTGTCAATCTCGCCAGGCTGCTCTTATCCTGCTCGAACTCGATCGTAGCAAAGGCATCATTCGGCCAGGCCTGCAGCAGCGAGCTCCAGGAGCAGTTCCTGTCGGCGGTTGATGTGGCGTTCAAGATCGGCGGGGGCTTCAGCACCGGGGACCTATTCCCATCGCTGTGGTTCATTGATGCCTTCACTGGGTTGAGGCGAAGGGTGCGGCGAGCACACAGGCAGATGGACACGTTCTTAGAAAAGATCATAGCTCAAAGTGAGGCGCAGCGAGGTGATTCTCTTGTGGGAGTCCTCCTCCGGATAAGGGACGAGGGGGAGCTTGAATTCCCCATCGACACAACAAATATCAAGGCCATTATACTG GATATGTTCGCTGGAGGGACGGAGACGGTCTCCACAGCTGCAGAGTGGGTCATGTCTGATCTCATGAGGAACCCGGAGGTAATGGCCAAGGCACAGGCCGAGGTGCGACGAGTATTCGACAACAAGCGCCCACAGGACCATGAGGGCAAGATGGATGAGCTACACTACACTAAGATGGTGATCAAGGAGAGCATGAGGCTGAACCCAGTGGCGCCTCTGCTCCTCCCCCACCTTTGTCAAGAGACATGCGACATTAGTGGGTTCGAGGTCACCAAGGGTACCAGGGTCATGGTCAATACTTGGGCTATGGCAAGGAGCCCTGAGTATTGGCATGACCCGGAGAAGTTCAAACCGGAAAGGTTTGAGGATGACATGATTGACTACAAAGGCTCTCGGTTTGAGTACTTGCCATTTGGGACCGGGAGGAGAAGGTGCCCCGGTGATACCTTTGGGCTGAATGTGCTAGAGCTTATTGTTGCACGCCTTCTCTACTATATCGACTGGAGCCTCCCAGGTGGAATGCGGCCTGATGAGCTTGACACGGACATACTTGTTGGTGCAACAGTCAAAAGAAAGAACCAGCTGCACTTGGTGGCGTCACCATATAAGGTTGTTCCCGTGAAaagctga
- the LOC117859637 gene encoding mitochondrial pyruvate carrier 4 yields MAATKLQAFWNHPAGPKTIHFWAPTFKWGISIANIADFAKPPEKISYPQQVAVACTGLIWSRYSLVITPKNWNLFSVNVAMAGTGLYQLSRKIRQDYLSDEKDAAPQLEA; encoded by the exons ATGGCTGCTACAAAGCTTCAGGCCTTTTGGAACCATCCTGCTGGCCCCAAGACCA TTCACTTCTGGGCGCCGACATTCAAATGGGGTATCAGCATTGCCAACATTGCTGACTTTGCTAAGCCACCTGAAAAGATATCTTATCCTCAACAAGTTG CTGTTGCTTGCACTGGACTCATTTGGTCAAGATACAGCTTGGTGATCACACCG AAAAACTGGAATCTTTTCAGTGTTAACGTTGCAATGGCTGGTACGGGCCTTTATCAGCTTTCACGGAAGATAAG GCAAGATTACTTATCTGATGAGAAGGATGCTGCTCCACAACTGGAAGCATAA